CGCCGATCTCGACAAGCAAGGCCGCGCCAAGCTGGAGGCGGCGATACGCGCGCGCGGCGTCGATTTCGTCGGCCAGGAGGCGGCGCGCCTGTCCACCATGCCGGTCTGGCACGATGGCAAGCTGGAGCCGCGCCCGTTCATTCTGCGCATCTTCGCGGCGGCGACGGAGCACGGCTGGAAGGTCATGCCCGGCGGCTTCTGCCGCGTCTCAGACACTCTCGACGCTCGCGCCGTCACCATGCAGGGCGGCGGCCGCTCGGCCGATGTGTGGGTGCTCGACGACACGCCGGTGGAGCAGACCACGCTTCTGCCGGCGGTGGACCGCGTCGAGATCAAGCGCCAGACCGGCCCGCTGCCCAGCCGCGCGGCGGATAATTTCTTCTGGCTGGGGCGCTATGTCGAACGCGCCGAGATGACGCTGCGCCTGCTGCGCACGCTGGTCGGCCGGCTGTCCTCCTCGGCCGAGGGCGGCGGCTCCTCGGTCGCCAAGCTCATGGCGCTGCTGCAGTCCTGGGGCGCGGTGCCGGACGAACTCGGCCGCGTGCGCCCCGCCCGCCATGCGCTCGCCGCGCTCACCCGCCGCGACCTGCCGGGCGCGGTGCCGAACCTCATCGAAGCCGCCCGGCAGTCGGCCTCCGTCATCCGCGACCGGTTGTCGCCGGATGCGTGGCGCACGCTGGCGGACCTCGTCGTGCTCATCAATGAGCGCCTCTCCGCCGCCGAGCCGGACACCTATGAGCGGGCCGACCGGGCGCTGCGGGCGCTCGCCGCCTTCTCCGGTCTCGCCTCGGAAAACATGAACCGACTGGCGGGCTGGCGCTTTCTCGATCTTGGCCGCCGCATCGAGCGCGCCATCGCCACCTGCCGCTTCGCCCGCGCGCTGGGCGAGGAGCCGACCGCCGGCACGCTCGACGTGCTGCTGGAACTCTGCGACAGCCAGATCACCTACCGCTCACGCTATGTGATGGTGGAAAGCCGCGCCCCGGTGCTCGATCTCGTGCTGCTGGAGCCGGTGAACCCGCGCTCGCTCGCCTACCAGATCGACGCCATCATGGCCCATCTCGACCAGTTGCCCGGCCATCTCGGCGACGAGCCGCCCCCGCCCGAGGAGCGCCTCGCCGCGCGCCTTGCCGCCTCGATGAAGGCGTTCGACGCCATCGAGTTCGACGACGCCCGGCTGCGCGAGGTGGAGGCGCATCTGATGGAGCTCTCCAACGAGGTGGCCGAGCGTTATTTCATCCATCGCCTGCCGGTCGAGACGCCCTGGGATCTCCTGGCGTAAGATTTGGCGTAGGATCGGGCCATGTTCTACGACATCCACCAGACCACGACCTATTCCTATGCCTTCCCGGTGCCGGTCGCCCGCCATGTCGTGCGCATGGTGCCGGTGGACCGGCTGGGCCAGCGCGTGGTGGCGAGCCATTTCACCGTCGAGCCCGAGCCGGTGGAGTGGACCGACACGCGCGACTTCTTCGGCAACCATGTCGTGCATATCCGCATCGAGACGCCGCACACCGATTTCAAGGTGCACACCCGCGCCCGCGTCGAGGTGACCCCCGCCACCTGCTGGGACGAGGACGCCTCGCCGGAATGGGAGGATGTGCGCAGCGCCTCAGGCGCCGTGCTGGATGTCTCGCCGGCCTCGCCGGCGCATTTCATCTTCCCCAGCCTGCTGGTGCCGCTGAGCCCGCCCATCACCGATTGGGCGGCCGAGAGCTTCCCGGCCGGGCGCCCGATGCTGGCTGGCGCGGTCGAGCTGATGAACCGGCTCTATGACGAGTTCACCTATGATTCGCGCGCCACGGATGTCTCCACCCCGGCGCTGGAGGCTTTCACCATCCGGCGCGGCGTCTGCCAGGACTTCGCCCATATCATGATCGCCGGCCTGCGCGGGCTCGGCCTGCCCGCCGCCTATGTCTCCGGCTTTCTGCGGACCGAGCCGCCGCCCGGCAAGGAGCGCCTGCAGGGGGCGGACGCCACCCATGCCTGGGTCGCAGTGTGGTGCGGCGCGGCTATCGGCTGGGTTGGGCTCGACCCGACCAACGCGCTGCGCGTCTCGACCGACCATGTCGTGCTGGCGGTGGGGCGCGACTATGCCGATGTCGCGCCGATCGGCGGCGTGCTGCTCGGCTCGGGCCGGCAGAGGCTGAGCGTGGCGGTGGATGTGATCCCGGTGCCGGACAAGCCCGCCGTGGCGACCCCGCCCGCCGCGCCGGAGGCGTGAGGGGCGCGCGCGACAGCGTTCCCCTTCCGCGCTAGAGAGGATACCCGGCCCGGGGCGAATCGGGCGGTTCGACGGATGCGCCATCGCCATGACCGACGCTGCCCGCCACCCGGCCGGCCCACCCAATGCTGCTGATCCACCCGCGACCGGCGTGCTCGCCGGCCTTGCCGTCTATCTGCGCCCGCGCGTCATCGCCATTCTGCTGCTCGGCTTCTCCTCCGGCCTGCCGCTGGCGCTTTCCGGCTCGACGCTGCTGATCTGGATGCGCGAGGCGGGGGTTGACCTCACCACCATCGGCCTGTTCGCGCTGGTCGGCACGCCCTATGCCATCAAGTTCCTCTGGGCGCCGGTGGTCGACGCGCTGCCCGTTCCGCTGCTCTCGCGCTGGCTCGGGCGGCGGCGCGGCTGGATGGTGTTCGCCCAGCTGCTGCTCGCTGGCGCCATCTGCCTGCTGGCGAGCGTCGATCCGCGCGCCGCGCCGTGGCTGGTCGCCTTCGCCGCGCTGCTGGTCGCCGCTGCCTCGGCGACGCAGGACATCGTGATCGACGCCTACCGCGTCGAGCGCCTCGACCTCTCCGAGCAGGCCGCCGGCATGGCCGCCTATGTCTTCGCCTACCGGGTGGGGATGCTGGTCTCGACTGCCGGTGCGCTGTTCCTCGTGACCTTTATCCAGGACGGTTTCGGGCTCGACGCCGCGGCCGCGTGGCGCTGGGGCTACCTCGCCATGGCCGGTTGCGTCGGCATCGGTCTTGTCACCACGCTCTGCTCGGGCGAGCCCACCTCGACGGCGGGGCGCGAGACGGCGGCGCAGGCCGCCGAGTCGCCGGTGAAGCGCGTGCTGCGCGCGGCGATCAGCGCCTTCACCGAATTCCTCGGCCAGCCGCTCGCCCTCGCCATCCTCGCCTTCGTGGTGCTCTACAAATTTTGCGACGCCTTTGCCGGCGCCATGACCGCGCCCTTCGTCATCGACCTCGGCTTCACCCGCACCGATTACGCGGCCATCGTGAAGGGCCTCGGCCTCGGCGCGACGCTGGTCGGCGGCATTGTCGGCGGCATGGCGGCGCGGGCCCTCCCGCTTCCCACCATGCTGTGGATCGGCGCCATCCTGCAGAGCGCCTCGAACCTCTCCTTCGCCTGGCTGGCGACGCAGGGGCATGACTACACCGCCCTGTCGATCGCCATCGTCGCGGAGAACTTCACCGGCGCCATCGGCACGGTGATCTTCGTCGCCTATCTCTCGGGCCTCTGCCGCAACCCGCTGCACACGGCGACGCAATACGCGCTGCTCACCGCGCTGGCGGCGACCGGGCGGACCTATCTCGCCGCCTCGGCCGGCTATGTGGCGACGGAGCTCGGCTGGTTCTGGTTCTTCGCCGGCTCGCTCATCGCCGCCGTGCCGAGCCTCATCCTGCTCGCCTATCTGCAGGCGCGCGGGCATTTCCGCACGCTGGCGGCGGCGTCCTAGAGGCTGGTGCGGGCGCGGATGGCGGCCGAGAGCGTGCCCTCGTCGAGATAATCGAGTTCGCCGCCCACCGGCACGCCCTGCGCGAGGCGGGTGACCTTCACCCCGCTCTCGCGCAGCAGCTCGGTGACGTAATGGGCGGTGGTCTGCGCATCCACCGTGGCGCCGAGCGCCAGCAGCACCTCGCTGACCTCCCCGCCTTGCACGCGCGCCATCAGCGTCGTGAGGTTCAGCTCGTCCGGCCCAATGCCGTCGAGCGGGGAGAGCGTGCCGCCCAGCACATGGTAGCGGGCATTGAGCGCGCCCGCCCGCTCCAGCGCCCACAGGTCGGCGACATCCGCCACCACGATCAGCAGCGTCGGGTCGCGGGTTTCGTCGGTGCAGACCGAACAAGGGTCGCGTACGTCGAGATTGCCGCAGACCCGGCAGGTGGCGATCTTGCCGAGCACGTCCTGCATCGCACCGGCAAGCGGGCTCATCAACTGCTCGCGCTTCTTGATGAGCTGCAGCGCCGCGCGCCGGGCCGAGCGCGGCCCGAGGCCGGGCACGCGGGCGAGCAGCTGGATGAGGCGTTCGATCTCGGGTCCGGCGACGGCGCGGGGCATGGGATCCTCATCGCCGCGGATCGGCGCGGCAGGGGTGGGCACGGCTCACCTCTAGCGCAGGCCGGTCACCCCCGCCAACCCGCCGCGCACGCCCCGTCGGCGGCTCTGCGCCCCGGCAGCGCGCGTGATCACATCGGCACCAGCGAAATCCGGTTTCGCTCGACACCAGGGGAGGGCGTTGCTAACCGGGGGATCACTTCATTCAAGCCGCAGGGAAGACCGATGCCGACGACGAAAGCCGCCGCCACCGCCGCCTTGTCCGCCGCCCTCCTGTTCGTGGGCGCGGCGCCCGCCCTCGCCGCACCGGGCGCGGGCATCGAAGGCGCCACCCTGCCGCTGCTCTGGGGCATTCCCTTTGTCGGGATGCTGCTCTCCATCGCCATTCTGCCGCTGCTGGCCGGCCATTTCTGGCACCATCATTACGGCAAGGTCGCGCTGTTCTGGGGGCTCGCCTTCCTCGTGCCCTTCGTCGCGGTCTATGGCACGGGGCTGGCGACCTATGAGGTCGTCCACGCCGCGACGCTGGAATACATCCCCTTCATCATCCTCTTGTTCTCGCTCTTCACCATTTCCGGCGGCATCCTGCTCACCGGCAATCTGCGTGGCAGCCCGGCGGTGAATACCGGCCTTCTTGCCACCGGCATGGTGCTGGCGAGCTTCATCGGCACGACCGGCGCCTCCATGGTGCTGATCCGCCCGCTGCTGCGCGCCAATGACGACCGGCGCTACAACGTCCACATCGTCGTGTTCTTCATTTTCCTCGTATCGAACATTGGCGGCTCGCTGACGCCGCTGGGTGATCCGCCGCTGTTCCTCGGCTTCCTCAAGGGCGTCGACTTCTTCTGGACGACCCGGCACCTGTTCCACGACACGGCGGTGATCGGGGCGATCCTGCTCGTCGCCTTCTTCCTGCTCGACCGCTATTTCTACGCGCGCGAGGAGAAGCTGCCGCCCAAGGCCGATCCGACCCCGGAGACGGAGAGCCTCGGCCTGCGCGGCAAGCGCAACATCCCGCTGCTCGGCGGCGTGATCGCGGCGATCCTGATGAGCGCGCTGTGGAAGCCCGGCATCGAGTTCGACATTCTCGGCACCCATGTGGCGCTGCCCTCCATCGTGCGCGATGTCACGCTGGTCGCGCTTGCCGGCGTGTCGCTCTGGATCACCCCGGCCTTCATCCGCGAGCGCAACGGCTTCGACTGGGAGCCGATCCGCGAGGTGGCCAAGCTCTTCGCCGCGATCTTCCTCACCATCATTCCGGTGATCGCCATCCTGAAGGCTGGCTCGAACGGCGCGCTGGCCCCGCTGGTCGCCCTCGTCACCGATCCGGCGGGCGAGCCGGTGAATGCCGGCTATTTCTGGATGACCGGTCTGCTCTCCGGCTTCCTCGACAACGCGCCGACCTATCTCGTCTTCTTCAACCTCGCCGGCGGCGACCCGCAGCTCTTGATGACGAAATATGCGGTGACGCTGGAGGCGATCTCGGCTGGCGCGGTGTTCATGGGCGCGCTCACCTATATCGGCAACGCGCCGAACTTCATGGTGCTCGCCATCGCCAAAAGCCGCGGCGTCGCCATGCCGAGCTTCTTCGGCTACATGGCGTGGTCCTTCATCTTTCTGATGCCCTGCTTCGCGCTGCTGACCTGGCTCTATTTCCTCTGAGCCGGGCGGCCGTCCTCAACCCTGTGCGCCTGTCGCCAGATAGGGGCGCAGGGTGGTGGTGAACCAGCGCGTGAGCAGCGCCTTCTCGAAGCGCAGCGGATCAACCGAGCGCACCGCCACCGGGTCCATCAGATAGTTCAGGCTGCGGATGGTCTCCTCGCCGCGCGCGAGCACGCGCCCGTCCCGGCGCAGCGTGTAGGCGAGCTTGATCGACGGCCAGGTATCCTCGCGCATCACCCGCAGCGTGCCGGTGCGTGAGGCGAGCGGGTTGATCATGCCGGCGAGGTCGAGATTGAGAACGCTCACCTCCAGCGTGTCGCCGGGCGGCAGCCGCGTGGCGGCGAGCCGCTCGATGATGCGGGTAAGCCCTTCCAGCGTGAGGCGCTGGTCGACCGGCGCCCAGCCGAGATTGCCGTCCGTGTAGTTCTGCGGCGCGACAAAGGTGATGCGCGCCGTGCCCGCCTGCGCTGATGCGGGGATGAACCCCGCAAGGGCAGTGCCGAGGGCAGCAGCGAGAATGAGGGCACGGGCGGCGTGGCGCATGGTGGGCCTCCATGGCGGGAGGCCCATGCTGCCATCATTCGGCGGCGATGGCCAAGCTTGGCTGAGCGCCGCGCACCTCGTCATCGACCAGGCCCTCGAAGCGGGCGAAATTGTTGCTGAAGCGGATGACGAGCTGGCGCGCGGTCTTGGCGTAGTCCATGCGGCTCGCCCAGCTGCGGGCGGGGTCGAGCAGCCGGGCATCGACGCCCTCGACCGCCTTCGGGACCATGAAGCCGAAATGCGGATCGGTGCGCCATTCGCCGGCCTCCAGCGTGCCATCGAGCGCGGCGGCGACCAGACGGCGGCTGGTCTCCAGCGGCACGCGCCGCCCGGTGCCGGCCTTGCCGCCGACCCAGCCGGTATTCACCAGCCAGCAGCTCAGCCCTTCCTGCGCGACCAGCGGGCGCAGCAGCGCGCTGCTGCGGGCCGGGTGCGTGGCGAGGAAGGGGGCGCCGAAGCCGGCGGCGAAGGCGGCCTGCGCTTCCTCGACGCCGGCCGCGCTCTCGGGCAGGCGGGCGCTGTAGCCGGACAGAAAATGATAGATCGCCTGCGCCGGGGTCAGCCGGGCGATGGGCGGGAGGATGCCGGTCGTGTCGCAGCTGAGCAGGAACAGCGCGCGCGGCGCGCGCCCCGTGGAGGCGGCGGCGCCGATCGCGGCGAGCGGGAAGGCGGCGCGGGGATTTTCCGTCGGGCTGTCGGCTCCGAGCAGCGGCGCGCGGCTCTCCGGGTCGAGCGGGACGTTCTCGAGCACGGTGCCGAAGCGCGCGAGGCCGGCAAACAGCGCCGGGTCATCCTCGGCGCTGAGGTGATCGGCCCGCACATAGGCGCCGCTCTCCAGCGCGCGAATGCCTTCCGCGCGCCAGCCGAGCCCGCCATCGGCGATCAGCACGCGGCCATCCGCGCTGGCGAGCGCGGTCTTGCCGGTGCCGGGAAGGCCGACGAACAGCGCCGTCTCGCCCGCTTCATCCACGCTCGCGGCGGCGCAGAGCGGCAGCGTGCCGCTGTCGGGCAGCATGTGGCCGAGCGCGGTGAGCAGGGCGGCGCGGATCTCGCCGGCATGGGCGGTGCCGGCGATCAGCACCAGACCAGCGGCGAGATCGGCGGCGATGACGGTCGCGCTGCGCACGCCGTATTTCTCCGGCTCGGCCTTGAAGCTCGGCACGCAGAGGAGCGTGAGGCGCGGCGTGGCGCTGGTAATGGCGTCGGCCTCGAGCGGGCGCAGCAGGTTGCGCAGGGTGAGCGCGTGCCAGGCGTGCTCGGTCAGCACCCGTACCGGCACGTCGTCTGCCAGCACATCCTGCGCGAACAGCGTGCGCGTGCTCGCATGGGCGAGGAAATCAGTCTTGAAAGTGTCGAAGGCGTCGCGGGTGAGGGCGTTGGCGCTCTCCCAGTCCACGCTCTCCTCGGTGTCGGCTTCGCGCACGATGTAGCGGTCGGCCTCGCTCAGATGGCGGTGGGCGCCGCTGTCGGCGACCAGCGCCCCGGTCGCCGAAAGGCGCGTCTCGCCGCGGGCGATGGAGCGCTCATAAAGGGCGGCCTCGGTGAGGTTCCAGAACAGCTTGCCGGTGCCGTCCAGCCCAAGGGCTTCAAGGCCATGCTGCTCGTTACGCGTGCCAGACTGTTGCAAGGTCGGCTCCTCCTGACGCGGGACATACAGGGGCACCGGGTGCTCCCAGGCGCGTTTTTCGCCGATCTTCCGGGTCGATTGTGTGACGAAACCGGGCCCAAGCGATGGTCATAGGTTAAGGCCGGGCCCGGCGCGCCCGCCTATTGGGGCGAATCCACCGGGGCGCCACGGGCCTTGGTGGCCAGTTCCACAAGGATTTCCCGCATCGCGCGGGCCGTGGTGGCGCGGCGGGGAAAATCGAGCCGGCGCACTTCCGTGCCGGACATCAGGTCGCAGCCGGCGGGGTCGATGCCGATCATCCGCCAGTCGCCCGGCCCGGTGCCGATGAGGTGCATGGCATAGAGAGTGATGGCGTCGCGGTGGTCCTCGTTCATATGGGCGACCGCGCTCTCCTCCGCCGCCAGCATCTCGCCCGCGTCCGAGGTGTCGAGGATGAGGTCGTCGCGGCTGACATCGGTGATGCGGCCGAAGCCGGCGACGAGGTGCGCGCTCGTCACCTCCACCCGGTAAAAGGCGAAATCGGCGAAGCCGGCGAACATCGCCGCGTCGGGGTGGCGGGCGAGGAAGCGGCGCCGCGCCATCTCGATCTCATCGGTCTCACTTAGCCTGACTGCACACCCCATCACACCGGCGCGCGCGCCCTGAAGCTCGTCGCCGGAGCGCCGTTCATCGAGCAGAAGCGACACCCGGCCATCGGCGAGGATATTGCGCGTATGCCGCGCCAGGGTGGACAGGAGCAGGATCGGCGTGCCGTCTGGCAATGTCGCGACCTGCACCAGCGACGCATAGGGGCCGCCCTCGGTGTCGAGCGTCGCCAGCGCGCCGATCCGTGCCTCGCGCAGCAACCGGCGCGTGGCGGCGGGTCCGTCGAAGGACGGGGCGGGATTGGGGGTAGCTGGGATAACGGGCGCGGCGGCGGCCATGAAATTCCTCCATTGCCATAGGCGGTTGGCGGGGCGGGGGAGAGTCGTGCTCCCGCAGCTTCCCGTTCGTCAAGCCAAGCTCGCGGCATCGTGCGGCACGGATATGCGGGAGCCGTGGACCGCGCGATTGGCTATATGGCGTGAAACGCGCTATTTCTGTTGAATCAGTTTGCCTGTCACATTATGGCCACGGCGGCACGGTTCACCCGCAGGCTGCTTCAACTACCGCCGCCGAACAGGAAAGTGTTCCGATGCCGACCATCGCTCTCGTCGACGACGATCGCAACATCCTCACCTCCGTGTCGATCGCCCTCGAGTCGGAAGGCTACCGCATCCAGACCTATACCGATGGCGCCACCGCGCTGGACGGCTTCAAGACCAGCCCGCCGGACCTCGCCATCTTCGATATCAAGATGCCGCGCATGGACGGCATGGAGCTGCTGCGCCGCCTGCGCCAGAAGAGCGACATGCCGGTGATCTTCCTCACCTCCAAGGATGACGAGATTGACGAGCTGTTCGGCCTCAAGATGGGTGCCGACGACTTCATCAAGAAGCCCTTCTCCCAGCGCCTGCTGGTCGAGCGGGTGAAGGCGGTGCTGCGCCGCGTTTCGCCCAAGGACGGCACGCTGCCGCGCGAGACCGACAGCGCCAAGGTGCTGGAGCGCGGCCAGCTGCGCATGGATCCCGAGCGCCACACCTGCACCTGGAAGGGCGAGAACGTCACGCTGACCGTCACCGAGTTCCTGATCCTTCAGGCGCTGGCGACCCGGCCGGGCGTGGTCAAGAGCCGCAACGCGCTGATGGACGCGGCCTATGATGATCAGGTCTATGTCGACGACCGCACCATCGACAGCCACATCAAGCGCCTGCGCAAGAAGTTCAAGGTGGTCGACGACAATTTCGAGATGATCGAGACGCTCTACGGCGTCGGCTACCGCTTCAAGGAGTAGCGGCCTCTTGCTCGATCCCGCATCCAACCGGCCCCCGGCCGAGGACGAGGATCCGCGCGACGGCATCGAGGGCCCGGACGACGACGCGCCGCGCAAGGGGCGGGTTGCCGGCCTCATCGGCGCCGCCGGGCGGCTGCGCAATTTCGTCGCCTTCCAGAGCTTCTCCAGCCTCACCCGCCGCATCGTCCTGCTGAATCTCGTCGGCATGTGCGCGCTGGTGTCGGGCATCCTTTATCTGTCGGAGTTCCGCGCCGGGCTGATCGACGCGCGGGTGCAGAGCCTGCTGGTGCAGGGCGAGATCATTGCCGCCGCCATCGCCGGCTCCGCCCAGGTCGAGACCAACGCCATCACTATCGACCCCGAACGGCTTTTGGAGCTGCGGGCCGGCGAGAGCTATGGTCCCGGCGAGGACGGCTTCGCGCCGCTGGAATTCCCCATCAATCCCGAGCGCGTCGCCCCGGTGCTGAAGCGCCTCGTCGAGCCGACCGGCACGAGCGCGCGCATCTATGACCGCGATGGCGGCCTGCTGCTCGATTCCCGCTCGCTCTATTCCAAGGGCGAGATCCTGCGCTTCGAGATGTCGGCGCCGACCGAGCGGCGGCCGAACTGGTTCGAGAAGACCTGGAACCGGCTCAAGCTCTGGTTCGAGCGCGGGGATCTGCCGCTCTACAAGGATCTCGGCCCCAATAACGGCAAGGGTTATGCGGAAGTCGCCGCCGCGCTCGAGGGCCGCAATGCCTATGCGGTGCAGGTGAATGACCGCGGCCAGGTCATCGTCTCGGTCGCCGTGCCGGTGCAGCGCTTCCGGGCCGTTCTGGGCGCGCTGCTGCTCTCGACCCAGAGCGAGGAGATCGAGCAGGCGGTTGCCGCCGAGCGGCTCGTCATCGTGCGCGTCTTCCTCGTCGCCATGGCGGTGATGGTCGTGGTTTCGCTGCTGCTCGCCAGCACCATCGCAGGCCCGGTGCGCAAGCTGGCGGATGCCGCCGAGCGGGTGCGCCGGCGTACCCGCTCGCGCGTCGAGATCCCGGACTTCACCCGCCGCTCCGACGAGATCGGCCATCTGTCCGGCGCGCTGCGCGACATGACGGATGCGCTCTATTCGCGCATCGAGGCGATCGAGAGCTTCGCGGCCGACGTCTCGCACGAGCTGAAGAACCCGCTGACCTCCCTGCGCTCCGCCGTGGAGACGCTGCCGCTGGCTAAGAGCGACACGTCGCGCGCGCGGCTGCTCGAGGTCATCCAGCACGATGTGAAGCGGCTCGACCGGCTCATCACCGATATCTCCGATGCCTCGCGGCTCGACGCCGAGTTGCAGCGTCAGGAGGCCGAGCCGGTCGATCTCACCCGCCTGC
Above is a window of Ancylobacter sp. WKF20 DNA encoding:
- a CDS encoding sensor histidine kinase: MLDPASNRPPAEDEDPRDGIEGPDDDAPRKGRVAGLIGAAGRLRNFVAFQSFSSLTRRIVLLNLVGMCALVSGILYLSEFRAGLIDARVQSLLVQGEIIAAAIAGSAQVETNAITIDPERLLELRAGESYGPGEDGFAPLEFPINPERVAPVLKRLVEPTGTSARIYDRDGGLLLDSRSLYSKGEILRFEMSAPTERRPNWFEKTWNRLKLWFERGDLPLYKDLGPNNGKGYAEVAAALEGRNAYAVQVNDRGQVIVSVAVPVQRFRAVLGALLLSTQSEEIEQAVAAERLVIVRVFLVAMAVMVVVSLLLASTIAGPVRKLADAAERVRRRTRSRVEIPDFTRRSDEIGHLSGALRDMTDALYSRIEAIESFAADVSHELKNPLTSLRSAVETLPLAKSDTSRARLLEVIQHDVKRLDRLITDISDASRLDAELQRQEAEPVDLTRLLTTVTSVHNDVRRGDGVSVKLTFEPAAGVTGGFIVLGHDSRLGQVINNLIDNARSFSPKGGEVRVTCRRLRDAVEIIVDDDGPGIPPHALARIFERFYTDRPEEQGFGQNSGLGLSISKQIVDAHAGRIWAENRAATSGEATGKAKPKGRARKPAVEVADDGAGPRPAGARFIVHLPAA